One genomic region from Prunus persica cultivar Lovell chromosome G3, Prunus_persica_NCBIv2, whole genome shotgun sequence encodes:
- the LOC109947805 gene encoding auxin-binding protein ABP19a: MPQYYILFLFFLIFFSSSSHASVQDFCVADLKGPDGPAGYPCKSPANVTVSDFVFSGLAKGGNTTNIIKAAVTPAFVAQFPGVNGLGLSMARLDLAPGGVIPFHTHPGASEILVVTRGHITAGFVSSASTVYLETLKKGDVMVFPQGLLHFQVNAAKIHSSAFVSFSSASPGLQILDFALFANNLPSALVGQTTFLDLAQIKKLKGVLGGTG; this comes from the coding sequence ATGCCTCAGTACTACATTCTCTTCCTattctttctcattttcttctcctcctcttctcaTGCTTCTGTCCAAGACTTTTGTGTGGCAGACTTGAAAGGCCCAGATGGCCCTGCAGGCTACCCTTGCAAGAGCCCTGCTAATGTCACTGTCAGTGACTTTGTGTTCTCTGGCCTGGCCAAAGGTGGAAACACCACCAACATAATCAAAGCTGCTGTGACCCCTGCATTTGTGGCTCAGTTTCCTGGTGTCAATGGGCTTGGCCTCTCTATGGCAAGGCTAGACTTAGCGCCAGGTGGCGTCATCCCATTCCACACACACCCTGGTGCTTCAGAAATTCTGGTTGTGACAAGAGGACACATCACAGCAGGCTTTGTTTCCTCAGCCAGCACTGTGTACTTGGAGACTCTTAAGAAGGGAGATGTCATGGTTTTCCCTCAAGGGTTGCTGCATTTTCAAGTGAATGCTGCTAAAATACACTCCAGTGCTTTTGTTAGCTTCAGCAGTGCAAGCCCTGGTCTCCAAATCCTTGACTTTGCCCTCTTTGCTAACAACTTGCCTTCTGCATTGGTGGGGCAGACCACTTTCCTTGACCTTGCTCAGATCAAGAAGCTTAAGGGTGTTCTTGGTGGCACTGGCTAA